In one window of Episyrphus balteatus chromosome 3, idEpiBalt1.1, whole genome shotgun sequence DNA:
- the LOC129914161 gene encoding cytoglobin-1 encodes MNDEDIYEVKKTWEIPMENPSESGQAILIEFFTQFPSNQQKFEQFREVPVVQLKDNAKFKSHAGRIIRLFDDSINALGTDYADSAIQELWKTTARSHFRRNISKQSFSELKGVILQVLKAACNLNDRQVEAWTKLMDHVYEIVFKTLDELASSDQ; translated from the exons ATGAATGACGAAGACATTTACGAAGTGAAAAAAACATGGGAGATACCAATGGAGAACCCCTCTGAGTCGGGACaagcaattttaattgaatttttcaccCAATTTCCGTCCAATCAACAAAAATTCGAACAATTTAGAGAAGTACCAGTAGTCCAACTTAAG gaTAACGCCAAGTTTAAATCTCATGCCGGACGTATAATAAGACTTTTTGATGATTCCATCAATGCCCTGGGAACAGACTATGCTGATTCTGCAATTCAAGAATTATGGAAGACTACGGCGAGATCacattttcgaagaaatatttcaaaacagtCTTTTAGT GAACTAAAAGGCGTTATTTTACAAGTCCTTAAAGCTGCATGTAACCTCAACGACAGACAAGTTGAAGCTTGGACAAAACTTATGGACCATGTATATGAGATTGTTTTCAAAACACTTGACGAGCTGGCTTCCAGCGATCAGTGA